The Castellaniella sp. genome includes a window with the following:
- the ribH gene encoding 6,7-dimethyl-8-ribityllumazine synthase — protein sequence MNPYVMTPDMNGEGLHIGIVRARFNAEIGEAELQTCLDELAALGVDERDIMVASVPGALELGVALAQMAESFEFDALIALGAVIRGETYHFEIVSNESASAISRVALETGIPVANGVLTVETDEQAQTRAADKGRDCARAAVEMANLVAALEPESDDDDDDEDDEGDDFEEEVDD from the coding sequence ATGAACCCTTATGTGATGACCCCCGACATGAACGGCGAAGGCCTGCACATTGGCATCGTGCGTGCCCGATTCAATGCCGAAATCGGCGAAGCCGAACTACAAACCTGCCTGGACGAGCTTGCTGCCTTGGGTGTGGATGAACGGGATATCATGGTGGCTTCCGTGCCGGGTGCGCTGGAACTCGGCGTGGCTCTTGCACAGATGGCCGAATCCTTCGAATTTGATGCCCTGATTGCGTTGGGTGCCGTGATCCGTGGCGAGACCTATCACTTCGAGATCGTCAGCAACGAATCCGCATCCGCCATCAGCCGCGTTGCCCTTGAAACCGGCATCCCGGTGGCCAATGGCGTGCTCACGGTCGAAACCGACGAACAGGCCCAGACCCGTGCCGCCGACAAAGGCCGCGATTGCGCCCGTGCCGCTGTCGAAATGGCCAATCTCGTTGCTGCTCTGGAACCGGAGTCCGACGACGACGACGATGACGAGGACGATGAAGGTGACGACTTCGAAGAGGAAGTCGATGACTGA
- the ribBA gene encoding bifunctional 3,4-dihydroxy-2-butanone-4-phosphate synthase/GTP cyclohydrolase II, with protein MNTDTQALPDPASPFVISSVQEIVAELRAGHMVILVDEEDRENEGDLVMAADFVTPDAINFMVTHARGLVCLTLTQDRCNQLQLPMMANQNGTRYGTNFTVSIEAAQGVDTGISAADRARTIQAAVARDARPADLVQPGHIFPVRAEPGGVLVRAGHTEAGCDLTAMAGLTPAAVICEILKPDGSMARLPDLMVFAQEHGLKIGTIADLIQYRSEHETMVERLVTRSVTTPWGEFQAVAYRDRASGAPHLALVHGHIQPDQETLVRVHEPTSVMDLLCECTTNHSWTIPQALRTIAAAPSGVVVLMNCHGQADLLFAQFDAWARSPDATPVAAAVLSGERHSLRTFGIGAQILRDLGVGQARLLARPRKMPSMAGFSLTITGYHNEPGADNAPTQ; from the coding sequence ATGAATACGGATACCCAGGCGCTGCCTGATCCGGCATCGCCCTTTGTGATTTCCTCCGTACAGGAAATCGTGGCCGAATTGCGCGCCGGTCATATGGTCATTCTGGTTGACGAAGAAGACCGCGAAAACGAGGGCGACCTCGTCATGGCGGCTGATTTCGTCACCCCCGATGCCATTAATTTCATGGTCACCCATGCCCGTGGTCTGGTCTGCCTGACCCTGACCCAGGATCGCTGCAATCAACTGCAGTTGCCGATGATGGCAAACCAGAACGGCACCCGCTATGGCACGAACTTCACCGTGTCCATCGAGGCCGCCCAGGGGGTGGATACCGGGATCTCCGCCGCCGACCGGGCGCGTACCATTCAGGCCGCTGTGGCCCGCGATGCCCGCCCGGCCGATCTGGTGCAGCCCGGGCATATTTTTCCCGTGCGGGCCGAGCCCGGCGGCGTGCTGGTGCGGGCAGGCCACACCGAGGCCGGTTGCGACCTCACTGCCATGGCTGGCCTGACCCCGGCAGCGGTCATCTGCGAGATTCTCAAGCCCGATGGTTCGATGGCCCGTCTGCCGGACCTGATGGTCTTTGCCCAAGAACACGGCCTGAAAATCGGCACAATCGCCGATCTTATCCAGTATCGCAGCGAGCACGAAACCATGGTCGAGCGCTTGGTCACGCGCTCTGTCACCACGCCATGGGGTGAATTCCAGGCGGTTGCCTACCGTGATCGGGCATCTGGCGCACCACATCTGGCGCTGGTTCATGGCCATATCCAGCCAGACCAGGAAACCCTGGTGCGGGTACACGAACCCACCAGTGTGATGGATCTTTTATGCGAATGCACGACCAACCATAGCTGGACGATCCCCCAGGCGCTGCGCACCATTGCCGCTGCGCCCAGCGGGGTGGTCGTGCTGATGAACTGCCATGGACAGGCCGACCTGCTGTTTGCCCAATTCGACGCCTGGGCCCGTAGCCCTGACGCCACGCCGGTTGCGGCTGCCGTGCTCAGTGGCGAGCGCCATAGCTTGCGCACTTTCGGCATTGGCGCCCAGATCCTGCGCGACCTGGGTGTGGGCCAGGCGCGGCTGCTGGCGCGACCACGCAAAATGCCCAGTATGGCGGGCTTCTCCCTGACCATTACGGGTTACCATAATGAACCGGGCGCCGATAACGCCCCAACCCAATAG
- the ftsY gene encoding signal recognition particle-docking protein FtsY — MFSFFKRKKSPPVPDLSQDLVDTPDIAPVAPTELPPETLAVVAAQPQTEPALPETAAAPPEAAPLVADDLPAPDTRAAAVPPADQADVVQPPDPWSDGTPNISPDPLARLDKTAAPAPAAESTSWLGRLRQGLSRTGQSLGSLFVGVKVDESLFEELETALIMADAGVEATEKLLTQLRARVRKQRLDQPDAVRAALQDILTDHLKVLEKPFVVGEAAPMVVMIAGVNGAGKTTSIGKLTHALQARQASVLLAAGDTFRAAAREQLVAWGTRNGVTVIAQEGGDPAAVAFDAVNAGRARSADVVLVDTAGRLPTQLHLMEELKKIKRVIAKADSGAPHEILLVVDGNTGQNALAQIRAFDAALGLTGLVVTKLDGTARGGTLAAVAAGSQGVRPVPVYWIGVGEGMQDLQPFVAAEFADALLGGRPDSLK, encoded by the coding sequence ATGTTCAGTTTCTTTAAACGCAAAAAATCTCCGCCCGTCCCTGATCTTTCTCAGGACTTGGTCGATACCCCGGATATTGCGCCAGTGGCGCCTACCGAGCTTCCGCCAGAGACCCTGGCGGTCGTTGCGGCTCAGCCTCAGACTGAGCCCGCGCTGCCGGAGACCGCGGCTGCGCCGCCTGAGGCGGCCCCGCTGGTTGCCGACGATCTTCCGGCCCCCGACACCCGTGCAGCAGCAGTCCCGCCCGCCGATCAGGCCGACGTCGTCCAGCCGCCCGATCCTTGGTCCGATGGCACGCCCAATATTTCGCCGGACCCTCTGGCCCGCCTGGACAAGACCGCCGCCCCTGCGCCCGCTGCCGAATCCACCTCCTGGCTGGGGCGGCTGCGGCAAGGCCTGTCGCGGACCGGTCAAAGCCTGGGCAGTCTGTTTGTGGGCGTCAAGGTCGACGAGAGCCTGTTCGAAGAACTGGAAACCGCCTTGATCATGGCGGATGCCGGCGTCGAGGCCACGGAAAAATTGCTGACCCAGTTGCGCGCCCGGGTGCGCAAACAGCGCCTGGACCAGCCTGATGCCGTGCGGGCCGCGTTGCAGGACATCCTGACGGATCATCTGAAAGTCCTGGAAAAGCCCTTTGTCGTGGGCGAAGCCGCCCCGATGGTGGTCATGATTGCCGGGGTCAACGGCGCGGGCAAGACCACCTCCATCGGCAAACTGACCCATGCCCTGCAGGCGCGTCAGGCCAGTGTGCTGCTGGCGGCGGGCGATACCTTTCGTGCCGCTGCGCGCGAACAGTTGGTCGCCTGGGGAACGCGCAACGGCGTCACCGTCATTGCCCAGGAAGGCGGGGACCCCGCTGCCGTGGCCTTTGATGCGGTTAACGCCGGACGGGCCCGGTCGGCGGATGTGGTGCTGGTGGATACGGCGGGACGCCTGCCCACCCAGTTGCACCTGATGGAAGAACTGAAGAAAATCAAGCGGGTCATTGCCAAGGCCGATTCTGGTGCGCCGCATGAAATCCTGCTGGTGGTCGATGGCAATACCGGCCAGAACGCCCTGGCCCAGATCCGCGCCTTTGATGCGGCCCTGGGGTTGACCGGTCTGGTGGTCACCAAGCTGGATGGCACCGCACGCGGTGGCACGCTGGCGGCGGTGGCTGCGGGTAGCCAGGGGGTGCGCCCGGTGCCGGTCTATTGGATCGGGGTGGGCGAGGGCATGCAGGACCTGCAGCCTTTTGTGGCCGCTGAATTTGCCGACGCCCTGCTGGGTGGCCGCCCAGACTCGCTAAAATGA
- a CDS encoding RsmD family RNA methyltransferase — MKKHQIRIVGGDYRRTPITVPDGAHLRPTPDRVRETLFNWLTHFWGGDFASRRVLDLFAGSGALGFEAASRGVAQAQLVEQAPAALAGLRAVQQRLQAPAIHIHAGDALAYLRAQATPTFDLLLLDPPFGSDWPARIRPWLGQALRPEGLLYLESDRPVDAHWADDWHVLRRGRASQVHYALLQFAATQKNRNNGPSASADDIPSPPEHI, encoded by the coding sequence ATGAAAAAACATCAGATTCGTATTGTAGGCGGTGACTACCGCCGCACACCCATTACTGTGCCAGATGGCGCACATCTGCGTCCCACCCCAGACCGGGTGCGCGAGACGCTGTTTAACTGGTTGACCCATTTCTGGGGCGGAGATTTCGCCTCGCGACGGGTGCTGGACCTGTTCGCCGGCAGCGGAGCCCTAGGCTTCGAGGCGGCATCCCGAGGGGTCGCCCAGGCCCAATTGGTGGAACAGGCCCCTGCCGCTCTGGCTGGCCTGCGGGCGGTACAACAGCGTCTGCAGGCACCGGCCATCCACATCCACGCGGGCGACGCGCTGGCGTATTTACGAGCTCAGGCCACGCCGACCTTCGACCTGCTGCTGCTGGACCCGCCTTTTGGCAGCGACTGGCCTGCACGCATCCGGCCCTGGCTGGGCCAGGCACTGCGGCCCGAAGGCCTGTTGTACCTGGAAAGCGACCGCCCGGTGGACGCGCACTGGGCGGACGACTGGCACGTGCTGCGCCGAGGACGCGCCAGTCAGGTACATTACGCTCTGTTGCAGTTTGCTGCAACGCAGAAAAATCGTAATAATGGCCCCTCGGCATCGGCCGATGATATTCCTTCCCCACCGGAGCACATATGA
- the coaD gene encoding pantetheine-phosphate adenylyltransferase, giving the protein MITAVYPGTFDPLTRGHEDLVRRAASLFDHVVVGVAVSQNKKPFFSIQERLEIAEEVLGHYPNVQVRSFGGLLKDFVREQEARVIVRGLRAVSDFEYEFQMAGMNRHLLPEVETLFMTPSDQYQFISGTIVREIAILGGDVSKFVFPSVERWLHAKAKALREQQSTEN; this is encoded by the coding sequence ATGATCACCGCCGTTTATCCCGGAACATTCGACCCCCTGACCCGTGGGCATGAAGACCTTGTACGCCGCGCCGCCAGCCTGTTCGACCACGTCGTGGTCGGGGTCGCTGTCAGCCAGAATAAAAAACCTTTCTTCAGCATCCAGGAACGCCTGGAAATCGCCGAAGAAGTCCTGGGACACTATCCCAATGTCCAGGTGCGCAGCTTTGGCGGGCTGCTGAAGGATTTCGTCCGGGAACAAGAAGCCCGGGTCATCGTGCGCGGTCTGCGGGCAGTGTCCGATTTTGAATACGAGTTCCAGATGGCAGGCATGAACCGCCACCTGTTGCCCGAGGTCGAGACCCTGTTCATGACGCCATCCGATCAGTACCAGTTTATTTCGGGCACCATCGTGCGCGAAATCGCGATTCTGGGCGGAGACGTCAGCAAATTTGTGTTCCCCTCAGTAGAGCGCTGGCTGCACGCCAAGGCCAAGGCCCTGCGCGAACAACAATCGACCGAAAACTGA
- a CDS encoding MOSC N-terminal beta barrel domain-containing protein: MNHTTAQPIVGASPVADERAQAYDRRWLLVGPDHACLNTEQAPGLSGLELSLRFGYLVVRAPGMLRLDIPLDVIEDDTSVECQAQVGRQAVRAVDEGDLAAAWFTQWLGQPCRLLKIHPDAAAVQWPDPA, translated from the coding sequence ATGAATCACACCACCGCACAACCAATTGTCGGCGCCAGCCCCGTGGCCGACGAACGGGCCCAGGCCTACGATCGTCGCTGGCTGTTGGTTGGCCCGGATCATGCCTGCCTGAACACCGAGCAGGCCCCGGGATTGTCGGGCCTTGAACTCAGCCTGCGATTTGGCTATCTGGTGGTGCGCGCTCCGGGCATGCTACGCCTGGATATCCCCCTGGATGTCATCGAGGACGATACCAGCGTCGAATGCCAGGCACAGGTGGGACGGCAGGCCGTGCGTGCCGTCGACGAGGGCGATCTGGCCGCCGCCTGGTTCACACAATGGCTGGGCCAGCCCTGCCGCCTGCTGAAAATCCATCCCGATGCCGCTGCGGTGCAGTGGCCTGATCCAGCCTAA
- a CDS encoding AsmA family protein, giving the protein MNVWLKRGVFSLVLALLVAVVGLAIFLLTFNPNAYKSRLEQIVFDRYARTLTIDGDISLSLFPRIGLAVSQVSLSNRQADDTFISIDSARFAVAIWPLLSNQLVVDHVAITGLKAWLVRDSHGRFNFSDLLGADERAAPDAAEVTGPLAVVARAIAPRPGGRSDLNIDIAGLELKGGQIHYLDQADGLSTTLSGIEANTGRVTFDQPFDVSLRAKIAGADPVQDAQLQAQALLRLDPARQGYSAQKINVQLNGRLGNLDQAEAALKGSLAYKGAERRFAADNLALTIRGEIVGAHPIANLKASLGASQLRLDQAQMELQVAKLALRAEGQDRGRQLVLAVDAPSLAISPQSAQADPLVATFKSTNDQVALAMSLGLEGLTGNARQWQFRTASLDTALTQDQRLLRLKFTSPLAWDTSLRKGALTAIQGDVSLRESAQKQALAEFPLIGSLHLDLLQDVLDVDLSAVIDGSQAILKSTTTGLDDPQTIFSLSAERLLLDPWLPRDAAVAPVAPDSAPAVQPDTADQPAAAQPPAETPIDLAWLKGQNIKGDVSIADLRVHDMQLTQVALPIQLAGGVLAVPAFSADLYGGSAVGQLQLAVNQAAAQTLALKMDLDKVSAAPLMQALTGHNLLSGRAAAQLDLKTQGTSLQAWMQALSGRVSWQVREGAVHGVDAAQTLTELAASLGNIAKGRMDAVSSPFDLRRSTLFSTLDGRVDLKNGQGQVTKLQVNTASVRVTAGKPATLDVPRQQLDLQLLIQVATRPPKALQDALRSLAGVTIPVQLTGAWVAPDYAVQWDAIRNQTIQQVVKSGLMGLLKGNDPIDQLLPEPETEPAAPAVDKDPVERIGNALKGLLGQ; this is encoded by the coding sequence ATGAACGTCTGGTTGAAGCGGGGGGTATTCAGTCTGGTCTTGGCCTTGCTGGTGGCCGTGGTCGGTTTGGCTATTTTCCTGCTGACCTTTAATCCGAATGCCTATAAATCCCGACTTGAACAGATTGTGTTCGATCGCTATGCGCGCACCCTCACGATAGACGGCGACATCAGCCTGTCCTTGTTTCCGCGCATCGGCCTGGCCGTCAGTCAGGTGTCATTGTCCAACCGTCAGGCCGATGACACGTTTATCTCGATCGACAGTGCCCGCTTTGCGGTGGCGATCTGGCCGCTGTTGTCCAACCAGTTGGTGGTGGATCACGTCGCCATCACGGGCCTGAAGGCCTGGTTGGTGCGCGACTCCCATGGCCGATTCAATTTCAGCGATTTGCTGGGTGCCGACGAGCGCGCTGCGCCGGATGCTGCCGAAGTCACTGGCCCGCTGGCGGTGGTGGCGCGGGCCATCGCCCCCCGGCCTGGGGGGCGTTCCGACCTGAATATCGACATTGCCGGACTAGAACTCAAAGGTGGGCAGATCCACTATCTGGACCAGGCCGATGGCCTGTCCACCACGCTGTCGGGCATCGAGGCCAATACCGGGCGGGTCACGTTCGATCAGCCTTTTGATGTTTCGCTGCGGGCGAAGATCGCGGGTGCCGACCCCGTTCAGGACGCCCAGTTGCAGGCACAGGCTCTGTTGCGGCTGGACCCGGCTAGACAGGGCTATTCAGCCCAGAAGATCAACGTCCAGTTGAATGGCCGTCTGGGCAATCTGGATCAGGCCGAAGCCGCCCTGAAGGGCAGTCTGGCCTATAAGGGCGCGGAGCGCCGCTTTGCCGCCGATAATCTGGCCTTGACCATTCGTGGCGAGATCGTAGGGGCGCACCCCATTGCCAACCTGAAGGCCAGTCTTGGTGCCAGTCAGCTGAGGCTGGATCAGGCGCAGATGGAACTCCAGGTCGCCAAGCTCGCCTTGCGCGCCGAGGGTCAGGATCGAGGCCGTCAATTGGTGCTTGCCGTGGATGCGCCGTCCTTGGCGATCTCGCCACAGTCCGCCCAGGCCGACCCCTTGGTCGCCACCTTCAAATCCACGAACGATCAGGTCGCCCTGGCCATGTCGCTGGGCCTGGAGGGGCTGACCGGCAATGCCCGACAATGGCAGTTTCGCACGGCCAGCCTGGACACCGCCCTGACCCAGGACCAGCGTTTGCTGCGCCTGAAGTTCACGTCGCCATTGGCCTGGGACACCAGCCTGCGCAAGGGCGCCCTCACGGCCATCCAGGGCGATGTCAGTCTGCGCGAGTCTGCTCAGAAGCAGGCCTTGGCTGAATTTCCCTTGATCGGCAGCCTGCACCTGGACCTGCTTCAAGATGTTCTGGACGTGGACCTTAGTGCTGTGATCGATGGCAGCCAGGCGATTTTAAAGTCCACGACCACCGGTCTGGATGATCCGCAGACCATATTTTCCCTGAGTGCCGAGCGCCTTTTGCTTGATCCTTGGCTGCCCCGGGATGCAGCGGTGGCGCCCGTGGCGCCAGACAGCGCGCCCGCAGTCCAGCCGGATACGGCAGATCAGCCTGCCGCAGCCCAGCCCCCTGCAGAGACGCCGATCGACCTGGCCTGGCTCAAAGGACAGAACATCAAGGGCGATGTCAGCATCGCTGATTTGCGCGTGCATGATATGCAGCTGACCCAGGTGGCGCTGCCGATTCAACTGGCTGGTGGTGTGCTGGCGGTGCCTGCGTTCTCGGCGGATCTTTATGGGGGTTCCGCCGTCGGCCAGTTGCAACTGGCCGTCAATCAGGCGGCTGCCCAGACGCTGGCGCTGAAAATGGATCTGGACAAGGTCTCGGCCGCCCCCCTGATGCAGGCGCTGACCGGCCATAATCTCTTGTCCGGGCGGGCGGCAGCACAGTTGGATTTGAAAACACAGGGGACCAGCCTGCAGGCCTGGATGCAGGCGCTGTCGGGGCGGGTGTCCTGGCAGGTGCGCGAGGGTGCAGTGCATGGGGTGGATGCCGCCCAGACCCTGACCGAGCTTGCGGCTTCCTTGGGCAATATCGCCAAGGGCCGCATGGATGCGGTGTCCTCGCCCTTTGATCTTCGACGTAGTACCTTGTTCAGCACCCTGGATGGCCGGGTAGACCTGAAAAACGGCCAGGGACAGGTCACAAAGCTGCAGGTCAATACCGCTTCTGTGCGGGTAACGGCAGGCAAGCCCGCCACGCTGGATGTGCCCCGACAACAGTTGGACTTGCAGCTTTTGATTCAGGTGGCGACTCGCCCGCCGAAAGCCCTGCAAGATGCCCTGCGCAGCCTGGCCGGGGTGACGATCCCCGTGCAGCTCACCGGTGCCTGGGTTGCGCCGGATTATGCCGTGCAGTGGGATGCCATTCGCAATCAAACCATCCAGCAGGTGGTCAAATCCGGCTTGATGGGGCTACTGAAGGGCAATGACCCCATCGACCAGTTGCTGCCTGAACCCGAGACCGAACCCGCCGCGCCTGCCGTCGACAAAGACCCCGTCGAGCGCATCGGCAACGCCCTGAAAGGCCTGCTGGGCCAATGA
- a CDS encoding bifunctional O-acetylhomoserine aminocarboxypropyltransferase/cysteine synthase, which yields MSRKFETLAIHAGYAPDPTTKSVAVPIYQTTSYAFDDTQHGADLFDLKVPGNIYTRIMNPTTAVLEERVAALEGGVAALAVASGMTAITYAIQTIAQVGDNIVSTSKLYGGTYNLFAHTFPRQGLEVRFAAHDDIDALEALIDDRTRAVFCESIGNPAGNIIDIQALAEAAHRHGVPLIVDNTVASPALCRPIEWGADIVVHALTKYMGGHGTSIAGAVVDAGTFPWAKHRDRFPMLNEPDPSYHGVVYTEAFGPAAFIGRCRVVPLRNTGGAISPFNSFLILQGIETLPLRMERHTANAMAVAQFLQSHPQVAWVNYAGLPQHAEHALAKKYMGGAPASILSFGIKGGLPAGTKFIDALQLILRLVNIGDAKSLACHPASTTHRQLNPEELARAGVGEDMIRLSIGIEHIDDILDDLRQALDASH from the coding sequence ATGAGCCGAAAATTCGAGACCCTGGCCATTCATGCGGGCTACGCCCCCGACCCCACCACAAAATCGGTCGCGGTCCCGATCTATCAGACCACATCCTATGCATTCGATGATACTCAGCATGGTGCCGATCTGTTCGATCTGAAGGTGCCGGGCAACATCTACACGCGCATCATGAACCCCACCACGGCGGTTCTGGAAGAACGTGTGGCTGCCCTGGAAGGCGGCGTAGCTGCCCTGGCGGTGGCCTCTGGCATGACGGCCATTACCTATGCCATCCAGACCATCGCCCAGGTGGGCGACAACATCGTCTCCACCAGCAAGCTCTATGGCGGCACGTATAACCTGTTTGCGCATACCTTCCCGCGCCAGGGGCTGGAGGTCCGCTTCGCGGCCCACGACGACATCGATGCCCTGGAAGCCCTGATCGACGACCGCACGCGCGCGGTGTTCTGCGAATCCATCGGCAATCCGGCAGGCAACATCATCGACATCCAGGCCCTGGCCGAGGCTGCCCACCGTCATGGCGTGCCGCTGATCGTGGACAATACCGTGGCCTCGCCCGCCCTGTGCCGCCCCATCGAATGGGGCGCCGATATCGTCGTGCATGCCCTGACCAAATACATGGGCGGCCACGGCACCAGCATCGCCGGGGCCGTGGTGGATGCCGGGACTTTCCCCTGGGCCAAGCACCGCGACCGCTTCCCCATGCTCAACGAGCCTGATCCGTCCTACCACGGCGTGGTCTACACCGAGGCCTTCGGCCCAGCGGCGTTCATCGGACGCTGCCGCGTTGTGCCGCTGCGCAACACCGGTGGGGCGATCTCACCGTTCAATTCGTTTCTGATCCTGCAAGGCATCGAAACCCTGCCGCTGCGCATGGAACGCCACACCGCCAATGCCATGGCGGTGGCACAATTCCTGCAGTCGCATCCGCAAGTCGCCTGGGTCAATTATGCGGGCTTGCCGCAGCATGCCGAACACGCCTTGGCGAAAAAATACATGGGCGGCGCCCCCGCCAGCATTCTGTCGTTCGGCATTAAAGGCGGACTGCCGGCCGGCACGAAATTCATCGATGCGCTGCAACTGATCCTGCGCCTGGTCAACATCGGCGATGCCAAATCCCTGGCCTGCCACCCGGCCTCCACCACCCACCGGCAACTCAACCCCGAAGAACTGGCCCGCGCCGGCGTTGGCGAAGACATGATCCGCCTGTCCATCGGCATCGAACACATCGACGACATCCTGGACGACCTGCGCCAGGCACTGGACGCCAGTCATTGA
- a CDS encoding Re/Si-specific NAD(P)(+) transhydrogenase subunit alpha, with amino-acid sequence MQIGIPRETLPGETRVAAIPDTVKKLVQAGHQVRIERDAGLAARYRDSDYEAVGATLVDSAQALGAELVLKVRRPDAAELAHMPSGGVLLGMLDPFDLDGLRPLADAGLTAFALEAAPRTTRAQSLDVLSSQSNLAGYKAVLLATQYYGRIFPMMMTAAGTLKAARVVVLGAGVAGLQAIATARRLGAVVEASDVRPAAREQIESLGGKFIDVPYETDEERDIAQGVGGYARPMPAAWMARQAALVAERCKQADIIITTALIPGRPAPVLIQPETVDAMKPGSVIVDMAVERGGNCPLSVAGQVIEHQGVTLVGLTNLPALLATDASALYARNLLDFLKLIINAEGQLALPDDDDIIKACLVCQGGQLLRSA; translated from the coding sequence ATGCAGATAGGCATTCCGCGTGAGACCCTGCCCGGGGAAACCCGGGTGGCCGCGATTCCGGATACCGTTAAAAAACTGGTTCAAGCCGGCCATCAGGTGCGGATCGAACGCGATGCGGGCCTGGCGGCACGATATCGCGATTCCGATTACGAAGCCGTCGGGGCCACCCTGGTGGATAGCGCTCAGGCGCTGGGGGCCGAACTCGTCCTGAAGGTCCGCCGTCCTGACGCTGCCGAGCTGGCCCACATGCCATCGGGCGGCGTCTTGCTGGGCATGCTGGACCCCTTCGATCTGGACGGGCTGCGGCCGCTGGCCGACGCGGGCCTGACGGCCTTTGCCCTGGAAGCCGCCCCACGCACCACCCGGGCACAGAGCCTGGACGTGCTGTCCTCGCAGTCCAATCTGGCTGGCTATAAAGCCGTACTGCTGGCCACCCAATACTATGGTCGCATCTTCCCCATGATGATGACGGCAGCCGGGACGCTGAAAGCCGCCCGCGTCGTGGTGTTGGGCGCTGGCGTCGCCGGTCTGCAGGCCATCGCCACAGCCCGGCGCCTGGGCGCGGTGGTCGAGGCCTCCGACGTGCGTCCGGCGGCCCGCGAACAAATCGAGTCCCTGGGCGGGAAATTCATCGACGTGCCCTACGAGACCGACGAAGAACGCGACATCGCCCAAGGCGTCGGCGGTTATGCCCGCCCCATGCCCGCCGCCTGGATGGCGCGTCAGGCCGCGCTGGTGGCCGAACGCTGCAAACAGGCCGACATCATTATCACCACGGCCTTGATCCCGGGGCGCCCTGCCCCCGTGCTGATCCAGCCAGAAACCGTGGATGCCATGAAACCCGGTTCCGTCATCGTGGACATGGCAGTCGAACGTGGGGGCAACTGCCCGCTGTCGGTCGCTGGACAGGTCATCGAACACCAGGGGGTGACCCTGGTCGGCCTGACCAATCTGCCCGCCCTGCTGGCCACGGACGCATCCGCCCTGTATGCCCGCAACCTCCTGGATTTCCTGAAACTCATCATCAATGCCGAAGGCCAGCTTGCCCTGCCGGACGATGACGACATCATCAAAGCCTGCCTGGTGTGCCAGGGCGGCCAGCTACTAAGGAGCGCCTGA
- a CDS encoding NAD(P) transhydrogenase subunit alpha: protein MEAVNPTLINIIIFVLAVYVGFHVVWNVTPALHTPLMAVTNAISAIVIVGAMLATALTDGGLAQSMGGIAVALAAVNVFGGFLVTQRMLEMFKKKERKGGQS, encoded by the coding sequence ATGGAAGCCGTGAATCCCACCCTGATCAACATCATTATTTTCGTGCTGGCCGTGTATGTCGGCTTCCACGTGGTCTGGAATGTCACCCCGGCCCTGCATACGCCGCTGATGGCGGTCACCAACGCCATCTCGGCCATCGTGATCGTGGGCGCCATGCTGGCCACAGCCCTGACGGACGGCGGCCTGGCGCAAAGCATGGGCGGCATTGCCGTGGCGCTGGCGGCGGTCAACGTGTTCGGCGGTTTCCTGGTCACCCAGCGCATGCTGGAAATGTTCAAGAAAAAGGAACGCAAGGGGGGTCAGTCATGA